The following proteins are encoded in a genomic region of Oncorhynchus gorbuscha isolate QuinsamMale2020 ecotype Even-year linkage group LG11, OgorEven_v1.0, whole genome shotgun sequence:
- the LOC124047995 gene encoding claudin-23-like: MPNHAEQWIRTSMRTPGIFIFGMVLAPCGWILNLTATVAPNWRTINAIALLPVDTFLQQGIWDICKTSSSSQVNQCNQKDEAYFNNQIIAVAQGLMVASLILTLIGLATATPGVRCWKDRPNWTVAGLGGMLIFLSGVLTIIPIAWYTHIFKDIAASSTDIRVGYCIILGYIGGIFELLGGLVMFIGICRCCGGKNRGETRISETTAHFRNTKPPPRRIEVPSIARTRSSASSVPYSKDSMEDEADFPRAKSTSYGGRRPAYDVDL, encoded by the coding sequence ATGCCGAACCACGCGGAGCAGTGGATCCGCACTTCGATGCGCACCCCGGGCATTTTTATCTTCGGAATGGTCCTTGCGCCTTGCGGCTGGATCCTAAACCTCACAGCGACAGTGGCTCCCAACTGGAGAACCATCAACGCTATCGCCTTACTGCCGGTTGATACGTTTCTACAACAAGGCATCTGGGACATATGCAAGACGTCCAGCTCGTCCCAAGTAAACCAATGTAACCAAAAGGACGAGGCGTACTTCAACAACCAGATTATAGCGGTCGCCCAGGGCTTGATGGTAGCGTCTCTGATATTGACTCTGATCGGGCTGGCCACGGCAACCCCCGGGGTAAGGTGCTGGAAAGACCGCCCGAACTGGACAGTAGCCGGGCTGGGGGGAATGCTCATCTTTCTGTCTGGAGTCTTGACGATCATCCCTATTGCATGGTACACTCACATCTTCAAGGACATCGCCGCATCCAGCACCGATATTCGCGTCGGCTACTGTATTATTTTGGGATACATCGGGGGCATCTTCGAGCTACTGGGCGGCTTGGTCATGTTCATTGGGATATGTCGTTGCTGTGGCGGTAAGAACCGCGGAGAGACGCGAATCTCGGAGACCACAGCCCACTTCAGAAACACCAAACCCCCACCGCGCCGCATCGAGGTGCCGAGTATAGCCCGAACCCGGAGTAGCGCGAGCAGCGTCCCCTACTCTAAAGACTCCATGGAAGACGAGGCAGACTTCCCCCGGGCAAAGAGCACCTCGTACGGAGGAAGACGACCCGCTTATGACGTTGATCTGTGA